The Coregonus clupeaformis isolate EN_2021a chromosome 26, ASM2061545v1, whole genome shotgun sequence genome window below encodes:
- the LOC121540166 gene encoding protein furry homolog-like isoform X4: MEFLRSLVPAAISGDGGALESGGGLPRETGPRLLRIKRLGLLAMGQTIEEDQEGLVSTSTTRPVRSNRTNHIKASAPVNSVSRRRTPSVAPLSWEKRNAAAMSSITIDPELKPGEFVIKSLFAEFAVLAEKKIEVVMAEPLEKPLSRSLQRGEDAQFDQLISSMSSVAEHCLPSLLRTLFDWYRRQSGTEDESYEYRPRSSTKSKGDEQHRDKDFLLERRDLAIDFIFCLVSVEVLKQIPLHPVPDSLVHEVLNLAFKHFKHKEGYPGPNTGNVHIIADLYAEVIGVLTQSKFQAVRKKFITELKELRQKEQSPYVVQSIISLIMGMKFFRVKMYPVEDFEASFQFMQECAQYFLEVKDKDIKHALAGLFVEILIPVAAAVKNEVNVPCLKNFVEILYQTTFDLSSRKKHSLALYPLVTCLLCVSQKQFFLNNWHIFLTNCLSHLKMPSNNSIRKQIETLQNKDPKMSRVALESLYRLLWVYIIRIKCESNTVTQSRLLSIVSALFPKGSRSVVPRDTPLNIFVKIIQFIAQERLDFAMKEIIYDLLCVGKSHKTFTINPERMNIGLRAFLVIADSLQQKDGEPPMPTTGVIMPSGNTLRVKKIFLATTLTDEEAKVIGMSLYYPAVRKALDNILRHLDKEVGRSMSMTNVQMSNKEPEDMITGERKPKIDLFRTCVAAIPRLIPDGMSRQDLIELLAKLTIHMDEELRGLAFTTLQALMVDFPEWREDVLSGFVYFIVREVTDVHPTLLDNAVKMLLQLISQWRQAVQTSNKTHEAQQGPGSKPSLPFERSPLWGVLHVVEGLALVVLCSCRPATRRLAVNVLKEVRALHTALGITKGDEELAIDVMDRLSASVLESFIHLTGADQTNLLYCPSGIDLQTLAEWSSSPISHQFDVVSPSHIWVFAHVTQGQDPWVISLSSYLRQEHLPKHCPTALNYAWMFAYTRLQLLSPQVDINSPINAKKLNSLSSSSDSYVGLWRNYLILCCSSATSSPNSSSSTSGSVRCSPPETLASTPDSGYSYDSKIIGTPSPSSLFKHVVPMMRSESMDITESLVLGLGRTNPVAFRELIEELNPIIKEALERRPENMKRRRRRDILRVQLVRIFELLADAGVISQTASGGLDGESHSLNSTLLEYVDLTRQLLEAENDKDSDTLKDIRCHFSALVANIIQNVPVHQRRTIFPQQSLRHSLFMLFSHWAGPFSIMFTPLDRYSDRNMQINRHQYCALKAMSAVLCCGPVADNVGLSSDGYLYKWLDNILDSQDRKVHQLGCEAVMLLLELNPDQSNLMFWAVDRCYTGSRRVAAGCFRAIANVFHNRDYQFDTVVLLNLILFKAADSSRDIYEVAMQLLQILEPKLFRYAHKLEIQRTDGILTPPSPLPHLYSVSYYHLSEELARTYPELTMPIFSEVSQRIQTAHPGGRQVMLHYLLPWMNNVELVEFKPSPRRQETPVCEDEEDAHERDMMMVNSRRWLRGEGWGSPHATTMVLNNLMFMTAKYGDEFAWSEIENVWTTLADSWPKNLKIILHFLISMSGVNSEPSLLPYVKRVVVYLGRDKTMQLLEELMCELDLTDPVSSAVTHMDNPPYYRITSSYKIPSVTSAGTTSSSNTMVPGTDGHHDSSKNKDPNMDDSYTHLDIYSGLNSNLNRQHHRLESRYSSSSGGSYEEEKGDSMPLYANWRLKVMDHNRPEPLPFPPTGGCWSPLVDYLPETNTPGVPLHRCNIAVILLTDLIVDHGVKVEWSAYLHLLLHSIFIGLDHQHPEVYEHCKRLLLHLLVVQGTNSSVQSLASVLLRNREYNDPKVLTVKPPPHEFNLTGLCDFVPDYQPSPMTDSGLSSISTSSSISLGAGGVPLPHLTPTLINEVDVTTEQYEKVKALIEFVTARKRGPLWNHEDVSPKNPNIKSADQLSVFLRHVVTVFKQSQSGFQLEQLLSEVALQTALSCSSRHYAGRSFQIFRALKQPLTAATLSDVLSRLVETVGDPGEEAQGFVIELLLTLESGIDTLADTVKNYDLLTALAQASAHEHLLGAKFAANRKSTGQLNLSSGGLFHHGHYPHSHTRSNSLRASLMGERKGDRRRSNTLDIADRLAGSHGNLARTQSLSSLREGGGGGPGEEAIPPVDPSNLMATVFWIAASLLESDYEFEYLLALRLLNKLLGQLPLENADSRERLERVQAKLKWYSFPGLLQLFLKGFTSASTQELTIHLLSKLISVSRHTLVDPSQVAGFPLNILCLLPHLIQHFDSPTPFCKETADKIAKVCAEEKSATLSNLAHMMSLYSTHSYSRDCTNWINVVCRYLHDAFAEITFNLVTYLAELLEKGLPSMQQSLLQIIYSLLSHIDLSAAPVKQFNLEIMKIIGKYVQSPYWKEAQNILKLVVSRSASLVVPDEVQRSYSTESSGSPEIAFTRIFNNSSKELPGKTLDFHFDISETPIIGQKYGDQRTAAGRNGKPQVIAVTRSTSSTSSGSNSNGLVPVSWKRPQLSQRRTREKLMNVLSLCGPESGVPKNPSVRHLACQTVVFSSNEDLDSGDQQTSLIPTVEEVVREEDMQGEDAGSEQQFGVFKDFDFLDVELEDAEELQGESMDNFNWGVRRRSLDSMDKGEGDGDTPSLQECQYTGSTPSLNLTNQEDTDESSEEEVLSASQILTRSGLMNSDSATDDATSNHVDSLQQSQESSSSALTEETTALLPRLDSPALEMPRSDSINSQLPEDGVSMTAADELSSSVSTDTGFGSSAPPLPPELCDLTDSQDPHDDLDPAHPPPPAIDTPPGSLCEERDSLTALPMLLPPILDSPCGSVCEEDVTLALKELDERCEEEEADFSDMSSSYLHVEKQNLWGVSQQPECYWHQYLSQDEGDQDGFPEIQASPPPSPFLSAILAAFQPVAYDDEEDAWRCHVNQMLSDTDGSSAVYTFHVFSRLFKSMQRKFGFITHSSVRFLGERLQRMGNQFLSSLEVMTSHSQCPTVLLDAETLVSCGLLETLKFSVLELQEHLDTYNGKREAAEEWLENCRKTFGDKDCNQGPNTQAQQMEKLAELELCRRLYKLHFQLLLLFQAYCKLISHVDTIKREAEVTNMSEELAILESCLKQAESGVDGQEDVGVSDASQTSTETAIQSLIETLRARDFSSALTQVKTFRSLWPNDIFGNESDNAVQTLLHIYFRHQTLGQTGCLAVVGPSRDLSQASGRLMELNLQIREALSQTQACQTPQTTVVSTGL, translated from the exons GTACCCTGGCCCCAACACTGGCAATGTGCACATCATAGCAGACCTGTATGCTGAGGTCATCGGAGTGCTCACACAGTCAAA GTTCCAGGCGGTGCGTAAGAAGTTCATCACGGAGCTGAAGGAGCTGAGGCAGAAGGAGCAGAGCCCCTACGTGGTCCAGAGCATCATCAGCCTCATCATGGGCATGAAGTTCTTCAGGGTCAAGATGTACCCCGTGGAGGACTTTGAGGCCTCCTTCCAGTTCATGCAG GAGTGTGCCCAGTATTTCCTGGAGGTGAAGGATAAGGACATAAAGCATGCGTTGGCTGGCCTCTTTGTTGAGATCCTCATCCCTGTTGCTGCT GCGGTGAAGAATGAAGTCAACGTGCCGTGCCTCAAGAACTTTGTGGAGATACTCTACCAGACAACCTTTGACCTTAGCTCCAGAAAGAAGCACTCTTTG gctCTATATCCTCTGGTGACGTGCCTGCTGTGTGTCAGTCAGAAGCAGTTCTTCCTCAATAACTGGCACATCTTCCTCACAAACTGCCTCTCGCACCTGAAG ATGCCGTCTAACAACAGCATCCGAAAGCAGATTGAGACACTGCAG AACAAAGATCCCAAAATGTCCCGTGTGGCGCTGGAGTCGCTCTACAGACTGCTGTGGGTCTACATCATCAGGATCAAGTGTGAGAGCAACACCGTCACACAGAG CCGGCTGCTCAGCATTGTTTCAGCACTTTTCCCCAAAGGCTCCCGTAGCGTGGTGCCAAGGGACACGCCCCTCAACATCTTCGTCAAGATCATCCAGTTCATAGCTCAG GAAAGGCTTGACTTTGCTATGAAGGAGATCATTTATGACCTCCTGTGTGTGGGGAAATCTCACAAGACCTTCACCATCAATCCAGAG agGATGAATATTGGCCTGAGGGCCTTCCTGGTGATAGCTGACAGTCTGCAGCAGAAGGACGGGGAGCCGCCCATGCCCACCACAGGGGTCATCATGCCCTCAGGAAACACCCTGCGGGTCAAAAAGATCTTCCTCGCCACCACCCTCACTGACGAGGAGGCCAAGGTCATCG GCATGTCGCTGTACTACCCAGCGGTGAGAAAGGCCCTGGACAACATCCTGCGTCATCTGGACAAGGAGGTGGGGCGCTCCATGAGCATGACCAACGTCCAGATGTCCAATAAGGAGCCTGAGGATATGATCAC GGGGGAAAGGAAGCCAAAGATCGATCTGTTCCGTACGTGTGTGGCGGCCATCCCCAGACTGATCCCAGACGGCATGAGCAGACAGGACCTCATCGAGCTGCTGGCCAA gctGACCATCCACATGGATGAGGAGCTGCGTGGCCTGGCCTTCACCACCCTGCAGGCCCTAATGGTGGACTTCCCAGAGTGGAGGGAGGACGTGCTCTCTGGCTTCGTCTACTTCATTGTGCGCGAGGTCACCGATGTCCACCCCACGCTGCTGGACAACGCCGTCAAGATGCTTCTGCAACTCATCAGCCAGTGGAGGCAGGCCGTCCAGACCAGCAACAAGACCCACGAGGCACAG CAGGGCCCTGGCAGCAAGCCGTCTCTCCCCTTTGAGCGCTCTCCTCTGTGGGGGGTGTTGCACGTGGTGGAGGGCCTGGCGCTGGTGGTGCTGTGCAGCTGTCGCCCCGCCACCCGCAGGCTGGCTGTTAATGTCCTCAAAGAGGTCAGAGCCCTGCACACTGCTCTGGGCATCACCAAG GGAGACGAGGAGTTGGCCATAGATGTGATGGACAGACTAAGTGCATCTGTGCTGGAGAGCTTCATCCATCTCACAGGAGCTGACCAG ACCAACCTGCTATACTGCCCCAGTGGTATCGACTTGCAGACGCTGGCAGAATGGAGCTCGTCTCCCATCAGCCACCAGTTTGACGTGGTCAGCCCGTCGCACATCTGGGTGTTTGCCCACGTGACGCAGGGCCAGGACCCCTGGGTCATCAGCCTGTCCAGCTACCTGCGTCAGGAGCACCTCCCCAAGCACTGCCCCACCGCACTCAACTATGCCTGGATGTTCGCCTATACTCGCCTGCAGCTGCTCTCTCCACAAGTGGATATCAA CAGCCCTATAAATGCTAAGAAGCTGAACAGCCTGAGCAGCAGTAGTGACTCGTACGTGGGGCTGTGGAGGAACTACCTGATCCTCTGTTGTAGCTCCGCCACTTCCTCCcctaactcctcctcctccacctctggcTCCGTCCGCTGCTCCCCGCCTGAGACGCTGGCGTCCACGCCGGACAGCGGCTACAGCTATGACTCTAAG ATTATTGGCACTCCGTCCCCCTCATCCCTGTTCAAACACGTTGTCCCGATGATGCGCTCTGAGAGCATGGACATCACAGAGTCACTCGTCCTGGGGCTTGGCAGGACCAACCCCGTGGCCTTCAG AGAGTTGATAGAGGAACTGAACCCCATCATTAAGGAGGCTCTGGAGAGGAGACCCGAG AACATGAAGCGTCGCAGGCGTCGTGACATCCTGAGGGTCCAGCTGGTCCGGATCTTTGAGCTGCTGGCCGATGCTGGTGTCATCAGTCAGAC GGCGAGTGGCGGTCTGGACGGGGAGAGTCACTCTCTGAACTCGACACTGTTGGAATATGTGGATCTGACGAGACAGCTGCTGGAGGCTGAGAATGACAAAGACTCCGACACACTGAAGGACATCCGCTGCCACTTCAGCGCTCTGGTGGCCAACATCATTCAGAACGTCCCAg TGCACCAGAGGAGGACCATCTTCCCCCAGCAGTCTCTGAGACACAGTCTGTTCATGTTGTTCAGCCACTGGGCCGGGCCCTTCAGCATCATGTTCACCCCACTAGACCGCTACAGCGACCGCAACATGCAGATCAACCGACACCAGTACTGTGCACTCAAG GCCATGTCTGCAGTGTTGTGCTGTGGTCCAGTGGCTGATAACGTAGGCCTCTCCTCTGATGGTTATCTCTACAAGTGGCTGGACAACATCCTGGACTCTCAGGACAGAAAG GTGCACCAGTTGGGCTGTGAGGCAGTGATGCTGCTGTTGGAGCTGAACCCAGACCAGAGTAACCTGATGTTCTGGGCTGTGGACCGCTGCTACACTGGCTCACGCCGCGTGGCTGCCGGCTGCTTCAGGGCCATCGCCAACGTCTTTCACAACAG GGATTACCAGTTTGACACTGTGGTGCTGCTGAATCTGATCCTGTTCAAGGCGGCTGATTCATCCAGAGATATCTATGAGGTGGCCATGCAGCTGCTGCAG ATCTTGGAGCCCAAGCTCTTCCGTTACGCTCATAAACTGGAGATCCAGAGAACAGATGGGATCctgacccctccctcccccctgccACACCTCTACTCTGTCTCCTACTACCATCTGTCTGAGGAGCTGGCCAGGACATACCCAGAGCTCACCATGCCCATCTTCTCAG AGGTGAGCCAGCGTATCCAGACAGCACACCCTGGTGGTCGCCAGGTGATGCTGCACTACCTCCTGCCCTGGATGAACAACGTGGAGCTGGTGGAATTCAAGCCGTCGCCACGGAGACAGGAGACCCCCGTCTGTGAGGATGAGGAGGACGCCCACGAGCGTGACATGATGATGGTCAACAGCCGGCGCTGGCTCAGAGGGGAGGGCTGGGGCTCCCCGCATGCCACCACCATGGTGCTCAACAACCTCATGTTCATGACCGCCAAG TATGGGGATGAGTTTGCGTGGTCAGAGATAGAGAACGTGTGGACCACCCTGGCAGACAGCTGGCCAAAGAACCTGAAGATTATCCTCCACTTCCTCATCAGCATGTCAGGGGTCAACAGTGAGCCCAGCCTCCTGCCCTAT GTGAAGCGTGTGGTGGTGTACCTGGGCAGGGAtaagactatgcagctgctggaGGAGCTGATGTGTGAGCTGGACCTGACAGACCCAGTGAGCTCTGCTGTCACTCACATGGACAACCCTCCTTACTACCGCATCACCTCCAGCTACAAGATCCCCTCCGTCACCTCAGCAG GAACCACCTCCAGCAGTAACACCATGGTGCCAGGAACCGACGGTCACCATGACAGCAGCAAGAATAAAGACCCCAACATGGATGACAG TTACACCCATCTGGACATCTACAGTGGTCTGAACAGTAACCTGAACCGTCAGCACCACCGCCTGGAGTCTCGCTACAGCAGCAGCTCTGGAGGATCCTATGAGGAGGAGAAGG GTGACTCCATGCCGCTGTATGCGAACTGGCGTCTGAAGGTGATGGACCACAACCGTCCCGAgcccctccctttccctcccacAGGGGGCTGCTGGTCCCCTCTGGTGGACTACCTGCCAGAGACCAACACCCCTGGAGTACCCCTCCACAG GTGTAACATCGCTGTCATCCTACTGACTGACCTCATAGTGGACCATGGGGTCAAAGTGGAGTGGAGCGCCTACCTTCACCTCCTGCTGCACTCCATCTTCATAG GGTTGGACCACCAGCACCCTGAGGTCTACGAGCACTGCAAACGCCTACTGCTTCACCTGCTGGTCGTCCAGGGAACCAACAGCAGCGTCCAATCCCTGGCCTCCGTTCTATTGCGCAACCGAGAGTACAACGACCCCAAGGTGCTGACGGTGAAGCCACCGCCCCACGAGTTCAACCTCACAG GATTGTGTGACTTTGTGCCAGACTACCAGCCGTCTCCCATGACAGACTCAGGCCTGAGCTCCATCTCCACGTCGTCCAGCATCAGCCTTGGTGCAGGAGGAGTCCCCCTGCCCCACCTCACCCCCACCCTGATCAACGAGGTGGACGTCACCACAGAGCAGTACGAGAAGGTCAAAGCCCTCATCGAGTTTGTCACCGCCAG GAAGCGGGGGCCCCTGTGGAACCATGAGGATGTGTCACCCAAGAACCCCAACATAAAGAGTGCTGACCAGCTGAGCGTGTTCCTCAGACATGTCGTGACCGTCTTCAAACAGTCCCAGTCAG GTTTCCAGCTGGAGCAGTTGCTGAGTGAGGTCGCCCTGCAGACTGCTCTGTCCTGCTCGTCTCGTCACTATGCAGGGCGCTCCTTCCAGATCTTCAGGGCTCTCAAACAACCCCTCACAGCCGCCACACTTTCTGATGTCCTCTCACGCCTCGTAGAGACAGTGGGCGACCCTGGAGAGGAGGCACAG GGTTTTGTTATCGAGCTGCTGCTGACTCTTGAGTCAGGGATCGACACGCTCGCTGACACTGTCAAGAACTATGACCTCCTCACTGCCTTGGCACA GGCCTCTGCCCATGAGCACCTGCTGGGGGCCAAGTTTGCAGCCAATAGGAAGAGCACGGGCCAGCTGAACCTGAGTAGCGGTGGTCTGTTCCACCACGGCCACTACCCCCACAGCCACACCCGTAGCAACTCCCTCCGCGCCAGTCTCATGGGTGAACGTAAGGGAGACCGTCGCCGCAGTAACACCCTAGACATCGCTGACCGGCTGGCCGGTAGCCACGGCAACCTAGCCCGAACGCAGAGCTTGTCGTCGTTGCGGGAGGGTGGCGGAGGGGGTCCTGGGGAGGAGGCCATCCCTCCTGTGGACCCATCCAACCTGATGGCCACGGTGTTCTGGATAGCAGCCTCCCTCCTGGAGTCGGACTATGAGTTTGAGTACCTGCTGGCCCTGCGGCTGCTCAACAAGCTACTGGGCCAGCTGCCCCTGGAGAACGCAGACAGCAGGGAGAGGCTGGAGAGGGTGCAGGCCAAGCTGAAATGGTACAGCTTCCCTGGTCTGCTGCAACTCTTCCTCAAGGGCTTCACCTCAGCCTCCACCCAGGAGCTCACCATCCACCTGCTCAGCAAGCTCATCAGCGTCTCCCGCCACACTCTGGTCGACCCCTCCCAGGTGGCAG GTTTTCCTCTGAACATCCTGTGCCTGCTGCCTCACCTCATCCAGCACTTTGACAGCCCCACTCCGTTCTGCAAGGAGACGGCTGATAAGATAGCCAAGGTGTGTGCCGAGGAGAAGTCAGCCACGCTGTCTAACCTGGCCCACATGATGAGCCTGTACAGCACACACAGCTACTCCAGAGACTGCACCAACTGGATCAACGTGGTGTGTCGTTACCTACATGACGCCTTCGCTGAGATCACCTTCAATCTGGTCACATACCTGGCCGAG CTGCTGGAGAAAGGCCTACCCAGCATGCAGCAGTCCCTGCTACAGATCATCTACAGCCTGCTGAGTCACATTGACCTGTCGGCTGCACCTGTCAAACAGTTCAATCTGGAGATCATGAAGATCATCGGCAAATATGTCCAG AGCCCGTACTGGAAGGAGGCCCAGAACATCCTGAAGCTGGTGGTGTCTCGGTCGGCCAGCCTGGTGGTGCCAGACGAGGTGCAGCGCTCCTACAGCACAGAGTCCTCTGGATCCCCAGAGATCGCCTTCACTCGCATCTTCAACAACTCCTCTAAGGAGCTGCCCGGCAAGACGCTGGACTTCCACTTCGACATCTCAGAG ACGCCCATCATAGGGCAAAAGTACGGGGACCAGCGCACAGCTGCAGGGCGGAATGGGAAGCCGCAAGTCATCGCTGTGACCCGGAGCacgtcctccacctcctctggatcCAACTCCAACGGCCTGGTGCCTGTCAGCTGGAAGAGGCCCCAACTCTCTCAG AGGAGAACCAGAGAAAAGCTCATGaacgttctctctctgtgtggtccTGAGTCTGGCGTTCCCAAGAATCCTTCTGTAAGACACCTGGCATGTCAAACT GTGGTGTTCTCATCCAACGAGGACCTGGACTCAGGTGATCAGCAAACCAGTTTGATCCCCAcggtggaggaggtggtgaggGAGGAGGACATGCAGGGAGAGGATGCAGGAAGTGAGCAGCAGTTTGGAGTCTTCAAGGACTTTGATTTCCTGGACGTGGAGCTGGAGGATGCTGAG gagttgcaG GGGGAGAGCATGGACAACTTTAACTGGGGCGTACGTCGGCGCTCCCTGGACAGCATGGACAAGGGGGAGGGAGACGGGGACACGCCATCCCTGCAGGAGTGCCAGTACACCGGGAGCACGCCCAGCCTCAACCTCACCAACCAGGAGGACACGGACGAGTCCTCTGAGGAGGAGGTACTGAGCGCTAGCCAGATTCTCACCCGCTCTGGCCTC ATGAACAGTGACTCGGCTACGGACGATGCCACGTCCAACCACGTGGACTCTCTGCAGCAATCCCAGGAGTCGTCCAGCAGTGCCCTGACAGAGGAGACCACGGCCCTGCTGCCCCGCCTGGACAGCCCTGCACTGGAGATGCCCCGCTCTGACTCAATCAACAGTCAGCTGCCTGAG GACGGGGTGAGCATGACGGCAGCAGATGAGCTGAGCAGCAGCGTGAGCACGGACACGGGGTTTGGCAGCAGCGCCCCCCCTCTGCCCCCTGAGCTGTGTGACCTCACAGACTCCCAGGATCCCCACGACGACCTGGACCCGGCCCACCCTCCCCCTCCGGCCATAGACACCCCGCCGGGGTCCCTCTGTGAGGAGAGGGACTCCCTCACAGCCCTGCCCATGCTGCTGCCCCCCATCCTAGACAGCCCCTGTGGCTCTGTGTGTGAGGAGGACGTGACGCTGGCGCTGAAGGAGCTTGACGAACGCTGTGAGGAGGAAGAGGCCGACTTCTCCGATATGTCCAG TTCATACTTGCATGTGGAGAAGCAGAATCTGTGGGGAGTGAGCCAGCAACCAGAGTGTTACTGGCATCAATATCTCAG TCAAGATGAGGGCGATCAAGATGGTTTCCCCGAGATCCAGGCATCTCCGCCCCCCTCGCCCTTCCTCTCCGCCATCCTGGCCGCTTTCCAGCCCGTTGCCTATGACGACGAGGAGGACGCCTGGCGTTGCCATGTCAACCAGATGTTGTCGGACACGGATGGGTCCTCTGCTGTGTACACCTTCCATGTGTTCTCCCGACTGTTtaag AGCATGCAGAGGAAGTTTGGCTTCATCACCCACTCGTCAGTGCGTTTCCTAGGAGAGAGGCTGCAGCGAATGGGGAACCAGTTCCTCAGCTCCCTAGAGGTCATGACCTCTCACTCCCAGTGCCCCACAGTGCTGCTGGATGCTGAGACG TTGGTGTCATGTGGACTGCTGGAGACTCTGAAGTTTAGTGTGCTGGAGTTGCAGGAACACCTGGACACCTACAACGGCAAGAGAGAGGCGGCTGAGGAG TGGCTGGAGAACTGCAGGAAAACGTTTGGCGACAAAGACTGCAACCAAGGACCCAACACTCAGGCCCAG CAAATGGAAAAACTAGCA gagctGGAGCTGTGTCGCAGGCTCTATAAGCTGCACTTCCAGCTGCTGCTACTCTTCCAGGCCTACTGTAAACTCATCAGTCATGTGGACACCatcaagagagaggcagag gTGACCAACATGTCAGAGGAGCTGGCCATTCTTGAGAGCTGTTTGAAGCAGGCGGAGTCAGGGGTTGATGGACAGGAGGATGTGGGCGTGTCGGATGCCTCCCAGACCAGTACGGAGACGGCCATCCAATCACTTATTGAGACCCTGAGGGCCAGAGACTTCAGCTCTGCCCTCACACAGGTCAAAACCTTCAG GTCTCTGTGGCCTAACGACATCTTTGGGAACGAGTCAGACAACGCGGTCCAGACTCTCCTGCACATCTACTTCCGTCACCAGACGCTGGGCCAGACAGGCTGCCTGGCCGTGGTGGGGCCCAGCAGGGACCTGTCCCAGGCCAGCGGCCGCCTCATGGAGCTCAACCTGCAGATCAGAGAGGCTCTGAGCCAGACCCAGGCCTGCCAGACCCCCCAGACCACAGTGGTCAGCACTGGACTGTGA